One region of Cucurbita pepo subsp. pepo cultivar mu-cu-16 chromosome LG03, ASM280686v2, whole genome shotgun sequence genomic DNA includes:
- the LOC111791674 gene encoding F-box protein At5g49610-like, with protein MELPDDVILDILSRLPFHAVGKIRALSKSHNQATYTSYFKALAADHQPLLLGFLLQSLRTTATGRRHVLSFATPRPNSPPLELSLSFLPGQSPQVLAVAPNGLVLFQSRHRTRHQRQLYTICKLPTKQWQRIPIPKTRFFTLNIAMYVTRSNPLHFKIIRLCRDTTFSKRRRSVCYTVRELFDSESWRWKRLEDLVHDNSLSFVEPFCVAVVVGGLAHWQFFDEKSILAFDFLSETWSSFAAPEAITVEQEARERTEPFKSWHTKLVEYKGKLGLIREFREPAAARNELWVMEDYKERVWTKKWEFLESNPTAVYGSDTLMAMENNEKVKFCNVETAVGLLPSAATFIQPSNCR; from the exons ATGGAACTTCCTGACGACGTCATCCTCGATATTCTCAGCCGCTTACCCTTCCACGCCGTCGGAAAAATCCGAGCCCTCTCAAAATCCCACAACCAAGCCACCTACACTTCCTATTTCAAAGCCTTAGCCGCCGATCACCAACCCCTCCTACTCGGCTTCCTCCTCCAAAGCCTACGAACCACCGCCACCGGGCGTAGGCACGTGCTGTCTTTCGCCACCCCCCGACCCAACTCGCCGCCGTTAGAATTGTCCCTGAGCTTCCTCCCCGGCCAGTCACCGCAAGTCCTAGCCGTCGCTCCCAACGGCCTCGTCTTATTCCAATCCCGCCACCGGACACGTCACCAGAGACAACTCTACACTATTTGTAAACTCCCCACAAAGCAATGGCAACGCATTCCAATTCCCAAGACGCGGTTTTTTACGTTGAATATTGCCATGTACGTCACGCGTTCGAATCCTCTCCACTTCAAAATTATCCGTTTATGCCGTGATACAACCTTCTCGAAACGACGTCGTTCGGTTTGCTACACCGTTCGCGAGCTTTTTGATTCGGAGTCTTGGCGGTGGAAGCGGCTTGAGGATTTAGTTCATGACAATAGCTTAAGCTTTGTCGAGCCGTTTTGTGTGGCTGTGGTCGTTGGTGGGTTAGCTCATTGGCAATTCTTTGACGAGAAGTCTATACTTGCGTTCGACTTCCTCTCCGAAACATGGTCGAGTTTCGCCGCGCCGGAGGCTATAACGGTGGAGCAGGAGGCTAGGGAAAGAACCGAGCCGTTCAAGAGCTGGCACACGAAGCTTGTGGAGTACAAAGGGAAGTTGGGGCTAATACGTGAGTTTAGGGAACCGGCGGCGGCGCGGAATGAGCTGTGGGTAATGGAAGATTACAAGGAAAGGGTTTGGACCAAAAAGTGGGAATTTTTGGAGTCGAATCCAACGGCTGTGTATGGATCAGATACTTTGATGGCGAtggaaaataatgaaaaagtgAAGTTTTGTAATGTGGAGACAG CCGTGGGATTATTACCCTCCGCCGCCACGTTCATCCAACCCTCCAATTGTCGCTAA
- the LOC111790706 gene encoding F-box protein At5g06550, giving the protein MLSSKSLLSRALKRKKSKKITDRKIKSKAVSRDRNSDSRKSQICECKEGDGEFGFGLKSSATPSNHGVQPLGNLYLDSGTINTRNTGLGNMQTLTDELVLDVLGLLDDTDLGVLASVSKSFYVFANHEPLWRNLVLDKVKGGFLYNRTWKSTYLAAFYPSFDDSVIGISGLRVRDFYSDYLFQSWLCANLEMKPEWLERDNIVRRKGISVEEFILNFEEPNKPVLLEGCLNNWVAREKWNRDYLIQLCGDVRFSVGPVDMKLEEFFLYSDQVREERPLYLFDPNFADKVPRLGSEYDIPEYFREDLFGVLGKERPDHRWIIIGPSGSGSSFHIDPNSTSAWNAVIKGSKKWVLFPPDVVPPGVHPSPDGADVACPVSIIEWFMNFYSATKTWKKKPIECICKAGEVIFVPNGWWHLVINLEESIAITQNYVSRRNLLNVLDFLKRPNASMLVSGTKDPVNLYDKFKNAIDASFPGTIDQLTQKAAEKAAEQKKLSFWDSVADSNAGAFKFSF; this is encoded by the exons ATGTTAAGCTCAAAATCTTTGCTCTCCCGCGCattaaagaggaagaaaagcaagaaaatTACAGACAGGAAAATCAAGAGCAAAGCTGTTTCTCGAGATCGAAATTCCGATTCTAGAAAGTCACAAATTTGTGAATGCAAAGAAGGCGATGGGGAATTTGGTTTCGGCCTCAAATCCTCCGCAACACCTTCCAATCATGGCGTCCAACCATTAGGAAATCTCTATCTCGATTCAGGCACCATTAACACAAGAAATACAGGTCTGGGTAACATGCAAACTTTGACTGACGAGCTTGTTCTTGATGTTTTAGGGTTACTCGATGATACCGATTTAGGGGTTTTGGCTAGTGTGAGCAAATCGTTCTATGTTTTTGCCAATCATGAACCTCTTTGGAGGAATCTTGTGTTGGATAAAGTTAAAGGTGGATTTCTTTATAATAGGACTTGGAAATCTACTTATTTAGCTGCTTTTTATCCTTCATTTGATGATTCTGTTATTGGCATTTCGGGTTTGAGAGTGAGGGATTTCTATTCTGATTATCTTTTTCAGAGTTGGCTCTGTGCTAACCTTGAAATGAAACCTGAGTGGCTTGAAAGAGATAACATTGTTAGAAGAAAAGGGATTTCTGTTGAAGAATTCATATTGAACTTCGAAGAACCAAACAAGCCTGTGCTGTTGGAGGGATGTTTGAATAATTGGGTGGCAAGGGAAAAGTGGAATAGAGATTATTTGATTCAACTGTGTGGTGATGTTAGATTTTCAGTTGGGCCTGTGGATATGAAGCTTGAGGAGTTCTTTTTGTACTCTGATCAGGTTAGAGAGGAGAGACCATTATACCTGTTTGACCCAAATTTTGCAGACAAGGTTCCAAGATTGGGATCAGAGTATGATATTCCAGAGTACTTCAGAGAAGATTTGTTTGGTGTTTTGGGGAAGGAAAGGCCTGATCATCGATGGATTATAATCGGACCATCGGGATCTGGCTCATCGTTCCACATAGATCCTAATTCAACTTCAGCTTGGAATGCAGTGATTAAGGGATCCAAGAAGTGGGTTTTGTTTCCACCAGATGTAGTTCCGCCTGGAGTACACCCCAGCCCCGACGGTGCTGATGTTGCTTGCCCCGTTTCGATTATTGAATGGTTCATGAACTTTTATTCTGCAACGAAGACTTGGAAAAAGAAGCCTATAGAGTGCATCTGCAAGGCTGGGGAAGTGATCTTTGTGCCAAATGGATGGTGGCATTTGGTGATCAACTTGGAGGAATCCATTGCCATCACACAGAATTATGTCAGCAG AAGAAATCTGCTGAATGTCTTGGATTTTCTTAAAAGACCAAATGCAAGCATGTTGGTTTCTGGAACAAAAGATCCCGTGAATCtatatgataaatttaaaaatgctATCGATGCTTCTTTCCCTGGAACCATTGATCAGTTGACTCAGAAAGCTGCAGAGAAGGCAGCCGAACAGAAGAAACTTTCCTTCTGGGACTCGGTCGCAGATTCGAACGCTGGCGCTTTCAAGTTCTCTTTCTAG
- the LOC111790707 gene encoding myosin-binding protein 7-like, with the protein MDSEAVPASLDSVKYCNCPCSCSLSTGPLTTWIRSVKRKYDELDSNSPFTIVGLDNFSVIRVQVENECNALREMVNNQQQAIQDLYTELEEERNASSSAANEAMSMILRLQREKAEIQMEARQFKRFAEEKIAHDQQELASFEDLLYKREQAIQSLTCEVQAYKHRMMSYGLTEDEADGERGEQSCSQNIVEYEAQCETPMYDYPPLRCNLNEAQGPLDHDNDIADIEKYAFGETPRNRDHVMNLGNRISQLERSSSYNHPDAEFFGGTKNVLEKVIVGQSPRRPRHSSKFSNDSSFFTGMPQVNESPRHTSSLKKEHVSQSEDYSNLRKMDNASEVGDDTSDRVYTIDSIHNVATYNGSYESKPAVGIYEDYITTPRGSLNHVGFGDPEVKKLYLRLQALEADRESMRQALISMRTDKAQLVLLKEIAQHLYKGMSPERQVVVKKPSIPGSFSFMAVFKWIASFVFWRRKARRSKYLFGLSNGVGLLMLLEKGTHARQWRCLSSTQV; encoded by the exons ATGGATTCGGAGGCAGTTCCAGCTTCATTGGATTCGGTGAAATACTGTAATTGCCCGTGCAGTTGTTCGTTATCTACTGGGCCATTAACTACTTGGATTCGATCTGTAAAACGGAAGTATGATGAATTGGATTCAAATAGCCCTTTCACTATTGTTGGGTTGGATAACTTTTCTGTTATACGTGTACAAGTTGAGAATGAATGCAACGCGTTGCGGGAGATGGTTAACAATCAACAACAAGCAATTCAGGACTTGTATACTGAGCTTGAAGAGGAGAGGAATGCTTCTTCATCAGCTGCTAATGAGGCTATGTCAATGATATTGAGGTTGCAAAGGGAGAAGGCGGAGATCCAAATGGAGGCTCGACAATTCAAACGCTTTGCAGAAGAGAAGATTGCACATGATCAACAAGAGCTTGCATCATTTGAGGACTTGTTATATAAAAGAGAGCAAGCTATTCAGTCTCTCACTTGCGAGGTACAAGCATATAAACATAGAATGATGAGCTATGGGCTAACGGAAGATGAGGCGGATGGTGAGCGGGGTGAGCAAAGTTGTAGCCAGAATATTGTGGAATATGAGGCTCAGTGTGAAACTCCCATGTATGATTACCCTCCTCTAAGATGCAACTTAAACGAGGCTCAAGGTCCTTTGGACCATGATAACGATATTGCTGATATTGAGAAATATGCCTTTGGTGAAACCCCGCGCAATCGAGATCACGTAATGAATTTGGGAAATAGGATCAGCCAATTGGAGAGAAGTTCTAGCTACAATCATCCGGATGCGGAGTTCTTTGGTGGTACAAAGAACGTTTTAGAGAAGGTGATTGTGGGGCAATCTCCTAGGAGGCCTAGACATTCCAGTAAGTTTTCCAATGATTCAAGTTTCTTCACAGGTATGCCCCAAGTGAATGAATCTCCAAGACATACATCAAGCCTCAAGAAGGAACATGTCTCGCAGAGTGAGGACTACTCTAATTTGAGGAAAATGGATAATGCATCTGAAGTTGGTGATGACACGAGTGATAGAGTTTATACCATTGACTCTATTCACAACGTAGCAACATATAACGGTTCTTACGAGTCCAAGCCAGCAGTTGGCATTTATGAAGACTATATAACGACCCCCAGAGGGTCACTGAATCATGTCGGTTTTGGAGATCCTGAAGTCAAGAAACTTTATTTGAGGCTTCAGGCACTTGAAGCTGACAGAGAATCAATGAGACAAGCACTTATTTCAATGCGAACCGATAAGGCCCAACTGGTGTTACTGAAAGAAATAGCTCAACATCTATATAAGGGGATGTCACCAGAGAGGCAAGTAGTCGTGAAGAAGCCATCCATTCCGGGGAGCTTTTCTTTCATGGCAGTTTTTAAG TGGATCGCATCCTTCGTTTTCTGGAGAAGAAAAGCCCGTCGAAGCAA GTACTTGTTTGGTTTGTCAAACGGTGTTGGCTTGCTAATGCTTCTCGAAAAGGGTACACACGCGAGGCAGTGGAGATGTCTTTCTAGCACACAAGTTTAA
- the LOC111791703 gene encoding suppressor of mec-8 and unc-52 protein homolog 2-like isoform X1, whose amino-acid sequence MSSAKKHYKDKFARHKEEKTEEPETPKYRDRAKERREDQNPDYESSELGFHAVAPPGTVDIRAADAHKLSIEKSKYLGGDVEHTHLVKGLDYALLNKVRSEIDKKPDSGGDAEGKASTPKEDQQVLFRTATAKSVYKWIVKPQTVIKSNETFLPGRTSFIFNMEGGYSHDIPTTLHRSKADCPVPEEMVTVNVDGSVLDRIAKIMSYLRLGSSGKVLKKKKKDKDVKGKISAIVNEYVGNNKPSTLDAGVPKKQTEREMLPPPPPLKKNQIVLKEKQGPVVARVDEDDIFVGDGVDYTVPGKDLSQSPLSEDMEESPRNKEKPSYFSEPAYGPVPPSGPPQEWQEANGYGVMQPQAFPAGYQGEWQDYQYSDQLAYSEQYLQLNMQAYDMQTGVQHDPHLMTQEEKDRGLGSVFKRDDQRLQQLRERDAREKDPNFISESYSECYPGYQEYNREIVDSDDEDDLSKMDMGGRAKGRLHRWDFETEEEWAKYNEQKEAMPKAAFQFGVKMQDGRKTRKQNKDQKLNNELHKINKILAKKKMEKDMDGDDDDDDDIQPGKKIRI is encoded by the exons atgagttCGGCAAAAAAGCATTACAAGGATAAATTTGCTCGTCACAA GGAGGAGAAAACTGAAGAACCCGAAACGCCAAAATACAGAGATCGAGCTAAAGAACGAAGAGAAGATCAGAATCCTGATTATGAATCCAGCGAGCTGGGTTTTCATGCGGTTGCCCCTCCTGGGACTGTCGACATTCG GGCGGCTGATGCACACAAGTTATCCATTGAGAAGAGCAAGTACCTTGGAG GGGACGTTGAGCATACCCACTTGGTGAAAGGTTTGGATTATGCCTTGCTCAATAAAGTAAGAAGTGAGATTGACAAGAAGCCAGATTCTGGGGGCGATGCTGAAGGGAAAGCTAG TACACCCAAGGAAGATCAACAAGTGTTGTTTCGCACTGCAACAGCAAAG TCAGTATACAAATGGATCGTCAAGCCCCAGACAGTTATTAAGTCAAATGAGACATTCCTTCCTGGTAgaacatcatttatttttaacatg GAGGGTGGATATTCTCATGATATTCCAACTACCTTGCATAGAAGTAAAGCCGACTGTCCAGTGCCAGAG GAAATGGTGACCGTCAATGTTGATGGTTCTGTACTAGATCGAATTGCTAAGATTATGTCGTATCTTCGTCTTGGATCCTCAGGGAAGGttctaaagaagaaaaagaaggataaaGATGTAAAAG GGAAGATTTCAGCTATTGTTAATGAATATGTTGGAAACAACAAGCCATCAACACTTGATGCTGGTGTGCCAAAGAAGCAAACGGAAAGAGAGATGTTGCCCCCTCCACCTCCTCtcaagaaaaatcaaatagttTTGAAGGAGAAGCAAGGACCAGTTGTTGCAAGAGTAGATGAAGATGATATTTTTGTCGGTGACGGCGTTGATTACACTGTTCCTGGTAAGGACCTGAGCCAGAGTCCTCTTTCAGAAGACATGGAAGAATCTCCTCGAAATAAGGAGAAACCTAGTTATTTCTCTGAACCTGCTTATGGTCCTGTCCCACCCTCTGGACCACCTCAAGAATGGCAAGAAGCA AATGGTTATGGGGTGATGCAACCTCAAGCGTTTCCTGCTGGCTACCAAGGAGAGTGGCAGGATTACCAGTATTCTGATCAACTGGCTTATTCTGAACAGTACCTTCAGCTCAACATGCAGGCATATGATATGCAAACAGGAGTGCAACACGATCCCCACCTCATGACTCAAGAAGAGAAAGATAGGGGTTTAGGGTCAGTATTCAAGAGAGACGATCAGAGACTACAGCaactgagagagagagatgcaCGAGAGAAGGATCCCAACTTCATATCAGAGAGTTATTCTGAATGTTATCCTGGATATCAAGAGTATAACCGTGAAATCGTGGACAGTGACGATGAAGATGACTTATCGAAAATGGACATGGGAGGCCGG GCGAAGGGCCGCCTTCACCGATGGGACTTTGAGACAGAGGAGGAGTGGGCAAAGTACAATGAGCAGAAGGAAGCGATGCCAAAAGCTGCGTTCCAGTTCGGTGTGAAGATGCAAGACGGTCGTAAGACACGAAAGCAAAACAAGGACCAGAAACTCAACAATGAACTGCACAAGATCAACAAGATActagcaaaaaagaaaatggagaaggACATGGATggggatgatgatgatgatgatgatatacAACCGGGAAAGAAGATTAGAATTTGA
- the LOC111791703 gene encoding suppressor of mec-8 and unc-52 protein homolog 2-like isoform X2, which translates to MTIDNDFLNADTEVHPRKINKCCFALQQQSQYTNGSSSPRQLLSQMRHSFLEGGYSHDIPTTLHRSKADCPVPEEMVTVNVDGSVLDRIAKIMSYLRLGSSGKVLKKKKKDKDVKGKISAIVNEYVGNNKPSTLDAGVPKKQTEREMLPPPPPLKKNQIVLKEKQGPVVARVDEDDIFVGDGVDYTVPGKDLSQSPLSEDMEESPRNKEKPSYFSEPAYGPVPPSGPPQEWQEANGYGVMQPQAFPAGYQGEWQDYQYSDQLAYSEQYLQLNMQAYDMQTGVQHDPHLMTQEEKDRGLGSVFKRDDQRLQQLRERDAREKDPNFISESYSECYPGYQEYNREIVDSDDEDDLSKMDMGGRAKGRLHRWDFETEEEWAKYNEQKEAMPKAAFQFGVKMQDGRKTRKQNKDQKLNNELHKINKILAKKKMEKDMDGDDDDDDDIQPGKKIRI; encoded by the exons ATGACCATTGATAATGATTTTCTGAATGCTGATACTGAAGTACACCCAAGGAAGATCAACAAGTGTTGTTTCGCACTGCAACAGCAAAG TCAGTATACAAATGGATCGTCAAGCCCCAGACAGTTATTAAGTCAAATGAGACATTCCTTCCTG GAGGGTGGATATTCTCATGATATTCCAACTACCTTGCATAGAAGTAAAGCCGACTGTCCAGTGCCAGAG GAAATGGTGACCGTCAATGTTGATGGTTCTGTACTAGATCGAATTGCTAAGATTATGTCGTATCTTCGTCTTGGATCCTCAGGGAAGGttctaaagaagaaaaagaaggataaaGATGTAAAAG GGAAGATTTCAGCTATTGTTAATGAATATGTTGGAAACAACAAGCCATCAACACTTGATGCTGGTGTGCCAAAGAAGCAAACGGAAAGAGAGATGTTGCCCCCTCCACCTCCTCtcaagaaaaatcaaatagttTTGAAGGAGAAGCAAGGACCAGTTGTTGCAAGAGTAGATGAAGATGATATTTTTGTCGGTGACGGCGTTGATTACACTGTTCCTGGTAAGGACCTGAGCCAGAGTCCTCTTTCAGAAGACATGGAAGAATCTCCTCGAAATAAGGAGAAACCTAGTTATTTCTCTGAACCTGCTTATGGTCCTGTCCCACCCTCTGGACCACCTCAAGAATGGCAAGAAGCA AATGGTTATGGGGTGATGCAACCTCAAGCGTTTCCTGCTGGCTACCAAGGAGAGTGGCAGGATTACCAGTATTCTGATCAACTGGCTTATTCTGAACAGTACCTTCAGCTCAACATGCAGGCATATGATATGCAAACAGGAGTGCAACACGATCCCCACCTCATGACTCAAGAAGAGAAAGATAGGGGTTTAGGGTCAGTATTCAAGAGAGACGATCAGAGACTACAGCaactgagagagagagatgcaCGAGAGAAGGATCCCAACTTCATATCAGAGAGTTATTCTGAATGTTATCCTGGATATCAAGAGTATAACCGTGAAATCGTGGACAGTGACGATGAAGATGACTTATCGAAAATGGACATGGGAGGCCGG GCGAAGGGCCGCCTTCACCGATGGGACTTTGAGACAGAGGAGGAGTGGGCAAAGTACAATGAGCAGAAGGAAGCGATGCCAAAAGCTGCGTTCCAGTTCGGTGTGAAGATGCAAGACGGTCGTAAGACACGAAAGCAAAACAAGGACCAGAAACTCAACAATGAACTGCACAAGATCAACAAGATActagcaaaaaagaaaatggagaaggACATGGATggggatgatgatgatgatgatgatatacAACCGGGAAAGAAGATTAGAATTTGA
- the LOC111791705 gene encoding probable E3 ubiquitin-protein ligase BAH1-like isoform X1 — protein sequence MKFGETFMEYLHGDREWFLDKCSHVEYKRLKKVLKSCRTCRLNDSCTNECECKSCPLCDQLFFSELMREALDIAGCFSTRVRHLLHLHVAGGIERYMARLVQCFKTDQTTMIQEGRMLIEYVTMNAIAIRKILKKYDKVHSSVNGKNFKLKMRAEHIELLQSPWLIELGAFCLNFKRSGDGDFPSEFSTHFSFDVDVDVDDTPKMTLMLPDSMKLEYDLTCPICLDTLFDPYALGCGHLFCKSCVCLAASAMICDGPKAASPESKCPVCRETGVYPKALHMMELDMLLKRRCKGYWKERLTEERARVLKQTKDFWDSQTRFVVGY from the exons ATGAAATTCGGCGAGACGTTCATGGAATATTTGCACGGAGATCGAGAGTGGTTCCTGGACAAATGTTCGCATGTCGAGTATAAGCGGCTGAAGAAGGTTCTTAAGAGTTGTCGGACTTGCAGACTTAATGATTCTTGCACCAATGAATGTGAATGCAAGTCTTGCCCTC TGTGTGATCAGCTGTTTTTTTCGGAGTTGATGAGGGAAGCCTTGGATATTGCGGGGTGTTTCAGCACGAGAGTTAgacatcttcttcatcttcatgttGCTGGGGGTATTGAGAGATACATGGCGCGATTGGTTCAGTGCTTTAAAACTGATCAAACGACGATGATACAAGAAGGTCGCATGCTGATTGAATATGTTACGATGAATGCTATTGCTATCAGAAAGATTCTTAAGAAATACGATAAG GTGCATAGCTCTGTAAACGGAAAGAACTTTAAGTTGAAAATGCGAGCTGAACATATTGAGCTTTTGCAATCACCATGGCTTATAGAATTGGGTgctttttgtttgaattttaaaagatcCGGTGATGGAGATTTTCCCTCAGAATTCTCCActcacttttcttttgatgtCGATGTTGATGTTGATGACACACCAAAAATGACATTGATGCTTCCAGATTCTATGAAGTTGGAATATGATCTTACTTGCCCTATATGCTTG GATACACTATTTGATCCATATGCTTTGGGTTGTGGCCATCTCTTCTGCAAATCATGTGTTTGTTTAGCTGCTTCCGCGATGATCTGTGATGGACCAAAGGCTGCCAGCCCGGAGTCCAAATGCCCTGTTTGTAGAGAG ACTGGGGTATATCCTAAAGCATTGCACATGATGGAACTGGATATGCTTTTGAAAAGAAG GTGTAAAGGGTACTGGAAGGAGAGGCTGACGGAAGAACGAGCGAGGGTGCTGAAGCAAACCAAAGATTTCTGGGATTCCCAGACTAGATTTGTGGTCggttattaa
- the LOC111791705 gene encoding probable E3 ubiquitin-protein ligase BAH1-like isoform X2 produces MKFGETFMEYLHGDREWFLDKCSHVEYKRLKKVLKSCRTCRLNDSCTNECELCDQLFFSELMREALDIAGCFSTRVRHLLHLHVAGGIERYMARLVQCFKTDQTTMIQEGRMLIEYVTMNAIAIRKILKKYDKVHSSVNGKNFKLKMRAEHIELLQSPWLIELGAFCLNFKRSGDGDFPSEFSTHFSFDVDVDVDDTPKMTLMLPDSMKLEYDLTCPICLDTLFDPYALGCGHLFCKSCVCLAASAMICDGPKAASPESKCPVCRETGVYPKALHMMELDMLLKRRCKGYWKERLTEERARVLKQTKDFWDSQTRFVVGY; encoded by the exons ATGAAATTCGGCGAGACGTTCATGGAATATTTGCACGGAGATCGAGAGTGGTTCCTGGACAAATGTTCGCATGTCGAGTATAAGCGGCTGAAGAAGGTTCTTAAGAGTTGTCGGACTTGCAGACTTAATGATTCTTGCACCAATGAATGTGAAT TGTGTGATCAGCTGTTTTTTTCGGAGTTGATGAGGGAAGCCTTGGATATTGCGGGGTGTTTCAGCACGAGAGTTAgacatcttcttcatcttcatgttGCTGGGGGTATTGAGAGATACATGGCGCGATTGGTTCAGTGCTTTAAAACTGATCAAACGACGATGATACAAGAAGGTCGCATGCTGATTGAATATGTTACGATGAATGCTATTGCTATCAGAAAGATTCTTAAGAAATACGATAAG GTGCATAGCTCTGTAAACGGAAAGAACTTTAAGTTGAAAATGCGAGCTGAACATATTGAGCTTTTGCAATCACCATGGCTTATAGAATTGGGTgctttttgtttgaattttaaaagatcCGGTGATGGAGATTTTCCCTCAGAATTCTCCActcacttttcttttgatgtCGATGTTGATGTTGATGACACACCAAAAATGACATTGATGCTTCCAGATTCTATGAAGTTGGAATATGATCTTACTTGCCCTATATGCTTG GATACACTATTTGATCCATATGCTTTGGGTTGTGGCCATCTCTTCTGCAAATCATGTGTTTGTTTAGCTGCTTCCGCGATGATCTGTGATGGACCAAAGGCTGCCAGCCCGGAGTCCAAATGCCCTGTTTGTAGAGAG ACTGGGGTATATCCTAAAGCATTGCACATGATGGAACTGGATATGCTTTTGAAAAGAAG GTGTAAAGGGTACTGGAAGGAGAGGCTGACGGAAGAACGAGCGAGGGTGCTGAAGCAAACCAAAGATTTCTGGGATTCCCAGACTAGATTTGTGGTCggttattaa
- the LOC111791706 gene encoding uncharacterized protein LOC111791706, protein MDLFRNAKVVLLRSHTKKYLFADEDEESVTQSRNGWTKNARWSVEFVRFSDSRIRLKSCYGKYLTASNQRLFLGMTGMKVLQTRPERLDSSHEWEPIKERSLVRLKTQYVSFLRGNGGVPPWRNSVTHDAPHRTVTQEWILWNVEVIETEIQSSVHKTLAQPEPNLYSTSSSVSFESARPSTSEEGRRIFYQMADDNGRMKIRRGIFYQTADDEGRMKIQRGTL, encoded by the exons ATGGATTTGTTCCGCAACGCAAAGGTGGTGCTGCTCCGAAGCCATACCAAGAAGTATTTGTTTGCCGACGAGGATGAGGAGTCCGTTACTCAGAGTCGAAACGGATGGACGAAGAATGCGAGATGGAGCGTTGAGTTTGTTAGGTTCTCTGATTCAAGAATCCGGCTCAAGAGCTGCTACGGCAAGTACTTGACGGCGTCGAACCAGCGGTTATTTCTCGGAATGACCGGCATGAAGGTTCTGCAGACTCGTCCAGAGCGGTTGGACTCGTCGCATGAGTGGGAGCCGATCAAGGAACGCTCGCTTGTGAGACTCAAAACGCAGTACGTTAGTTTCTTGAGAGGCAACGGCGGTGTTCCGCCGTGGCGGAACTCGGTCACTCACGATGCGCCACATCGTACCGTTACACAGGAATGGATTCTATGGAATGTTGAAGTTATCGAAACCGAGATTCAATCCTCCGTTCACAAAACCCTAGctcaacccgaacccaacctGTATTCAACATCATCTTCGGTTTCATTTGAATCTGCACGTCCTTCAACATCAGAG GAAGGGAGGAGGATATTTTACCAGATGGCTGATGACAATGGGAGGATGAAGATTCGAAGAGGCATATTTTATCAGACTGCTGATGACGAGGGGAGGATGAAGATTCAAAGAGGCACTCTTTGA